In Scleropages formosus chromosome 10, fSclFor1.1, whole genome shotgun sequence, a single genomic region encodes these proteins:
- the dhrs12la gene encoding DHRS-12_like_SDR_c-like domain-containing protein isoform X1 — protein MSLYRSSIWFLKGLSEYTRSSFESAAKRFVEKDLDVSVAGRSFMITGASSGIGKAVATAIAKRGGTIHMVCRNKDKAEEARAEIVKETGNKEIYIHILDFTETRKVWEFAEAFKKKFRSLNVLINNAGSMLTQREVNTEGLEKNFACNTLAPYILTKSLVPLLEKSGDPRVIMVSSGIMLVKKLRIGDLQSQRGRFDGTMVYAQHKRQLVVMTEQLAKAHANIHFSVMHPGWVDTPAAAEAMPDFYQSMKNKLRTPEQGADTVVWLAVSEASAAKPSGRFFQDRKMIPTHLPLAWTHSSLEQKERFMTLLEELAKASQPH, from the exons atgtctctgTACAGGAGCAGCATCTGGTTTCTCAAGGGACTCAGCGAGTACACGAG GAGTTCCTTCGAGTCTGCAGCCAAGCGTTTTGTGGAGAAGGACCTGGATGTGTCTGTTGCGGGACGGTCCTTCATGATCACTGGTGCCAGCAGTGGGATCGGAAAGGCTGTGGCTACCGCCATTGCTAAAAGAG GTGGCACAATCCACATGGTGTGCAGGAACAAGGACAAAGCTGAAGAGGCCAGGGCGGAAATTGTTaaagaaacaggaaataaa GAAATTTACATCCATATCCTGGATTTCACCGAGACTCGTAAGGTGTGGGAATTTGCAGAAGCTTTCAAGAAAAAATTCAGATCCTTGAACGTTCTG ATCAACAATGCAGGCAGCATGCTTACGCAGCGGGAGGTGAACACCGAAGGCCTGGAGAAGAACTTTGCCTGTAACACCCTGG CACCATACATTCTCACCAAGAGTCTGGTTCCTctgctggagaaaagtggcgaTCCCCGGGTG ATCATGGTGTCCTCCGGAATAATGCTAGTCAAGAAGCTCCGTATCGGTGACCTGCAGTCTCAGAGAGGGCGCTTTGATGGCACCATGGTCTACGCACAGCATAAG AGGCAGTTGGTGGTGATGACTGAGCAGCTGGCCAAGGCCCATGCCAACATCCACTTCTCCGTCATGCACCCGGGCTGGGTTGACACCCCAG CAGCTGCCGAAGCCATGCCAGACTTCTACCAGTCCATGAAGAACAAGCTGCGCACTCCAGAGCAGGGTGCCGACACCGTGGTGTGGCTCGCCGTGTCCGAGGCCTCCGCGGCCAAGCCGAGCGGCCGTTTCTTCCAGG ACCGCAAGATGATTCCCACCCACCTGCCCCTGGCCTGGACCCACAGCTCCCTGGAGCAGAAGGAGAGGTTCATGACTTTGCTGGAGGAGCTGGCCAAGGCCTCCCAGCCCCACTGA
- the dhrs12la gene encoding DHRS-12_like_SDR_c-like domain-containing protein isoform X2, translated as MSLYRSSIWFLKGLSEYTRSSFESAAKRFVEKDLDVSVAGRSFMITGASSGIGKAVATAIAKRGGTIHMVCRNKDKAEEARAEIVKETGNKEIYIHILDFTETRKVWEFAEAFKKKFRSLNVLINNAGSMLTQREVNTEGLEKNFACNTLAPYILTKSLVPLLEKSGDPRVIMVSSGIMLVKKLRIGDLQSQRGRFDGTMVYAQHKRQLVVMTEQLAKAHANIHFSVMHPGWVDTPAAEAMPDFYQSMKNKLRTPEQGADTVVWLAVSEASAAKPSGRFFQDRKMIPTHLPLAWTHSSLEQKERFMTLLEELAKASQPH; from the exons atgtctctgTACAGGAGCAGCATCTGGTTTCTCAAGGGACTCAGCGAGTACACGAG GAGTTCCTTCGAGTCTGCAGCCAAGCGTTTTGTGGAGAAGGACCTGGATGTGTCTGTTGCGGGACGGTCCTTCATGATCACTGGTGCCAGCAGTGGGATCGGAAAGGCTGTGGCTACCGCCATTGCTAAAAGAG GTGGCACAATCCACATGGTGTGCAGGAACAAGGACAAAGCTGAAGAGGCCAGGGCGGAAATTGTTaaagaaacaggaaataaa GAAATTTACATCCATATCCTGGATTTCACCGAGACTCGTAAGGTGTGGGAATTTGCAGAAGCTTTCAAGAAAAAATTCAGATCCTTGAACGTTCTG ATCAACAATGCAGGCAGCATGCTTACGCAGCGGGAGGTGAACACCGAAGGCCTGGAGAAGAACTTTGCCTGTAACACCCTGG CACCATACATTCTCACCAAGAGTCTGGTTCCTctgctggagaaaagtggcgaTCCCCGGGTG ATCATGGTGTCCTCCGGAATAATGCTAGTCAAGAAGCTCCGTATCGGTGACCTGCAGTCTCAGAGAGGGCGCTTTGATGGCACCATGGTCTACGCACAGCATAAG AGGCAGTTGGTGGTGATGACTGAGCAGCTGGCCAAGGCCCATGCCAACATCCACTTCTCCGTCATGCACCCGGGCTGGGTTGACACCCCAG CTGCCGAAGCCATGCCAGACTTCTACCAGTCCATGAAGAACAAGCTGCGCACTCCAGAGCAGGGTGCCGACACCGTGGTGTGGCTCGCCGTGTCCGAGGCCTCCGCGGCCAAGCCGAGCGGCCGTTTCTTCCAGG ACCGCAAGATGATTCCCACCCACCTGCCCCTGGCCTGGACCCACAGCTCCCTGGAGCAGAAGGAGAGGTTCATGACTTTGCTGGAGGAGCTGGCCAAGGCCTCCCAGCCCCACTGA
- the ap1s3a gene encoding AP-1 complex subunit sigma-3a isoform X2: MRFLLLFSRQGKLRLQKWFTPLSERERKKIIRDMTTMVLARAPRSCNFLHWKDLKIVYKRYASLYFCSGLEGQDNELLALEVLHRYVELLDKYFGNVCELDIIFNFEKAYFILDEFLMGGEVQETSKLLVTKSIEESDMLQETMEEYMSKPAF; this comes from the exons ATgcgcttcctgctgctcttcagcCGGCAGGGGAAGCTGCGGCTGCAGAAGTGGTTCACGCCCCTGTCGGAGAGGGAACGCAAGAAGATCATCCGCGACATGACCACCATGGTGCTGGCCCGGGCACCGCGctcctgcaacttcctccattGGAAAGACCTCAAGATTGTTTATAAGAG GTACGCCAGCCTGTATTTCTGCAGCGGCCTGGAAGGTCAAGACAATGAGCTGCTGGCCCTGGAGGTGCTGCACCGTTATGTGGAGCTGCTGGATAAGTACTTTGGCAAT GTGTGTGAGCTGGATATTATCTTCAATTTCGAAAAGGCCTACTTCATTCTAGATGAGTTCCTCATGGGCGGAGAGGTGCAGGAGACTTCCAAGTTGCTAGTGACCAAATCCATAGAGGAGTCCGACATGCTGCAGGAG ACGATGGAGGAATACATGAGCAAACCTGCCTTCTAG
- the ap1s3a gene encoding AP-1 complex subunit sigma-3a isoform X1 has product MMRFLLLFSRQGKLRLQKWFTPLSERERKKIIRDMTTMVLARAPRSCNFLHWKDLKIVYKRYASLYFCSGLEGQDNELLALEVLHRYVELLDKYFGNVCELDIIFNFEKAYFILDEFLMGGEVQETSKLLVTKSIEESDMLQETMEEYMSKPAF; this is encoded by the exons ATG ATgcgcttcctgctgctcttcagcCGGCAGGGGAAGCTGCGGCTGCAGAAGTGGTTCACGCCCCTGTCGGAGAGGGAACGCAAGAAGATCATCCGCGACATGACCACCATGGTGCTGGCCCGGGCACCGCGctcctgcaacttcctccattGGAAAGACCTCAAGATTGTTTATAAGAG GTACGCCAGCCTGTATTTCTGCAGCGGCCTGGAAGGTCAAGACAATGAGCTGCTGGCCCTGGAGGTGCTGCACCGTTATGTGGAGCTGCTGGATAAGTACTTTGGCAAT GTGTGTGAGCTGGATATTATCTTCAATTTCGAAAAGGCCTACTTCATTCTAGATGAGTTCCTCATGGGCGGAGAGGTGCAGGAGACTTCCAAGTTGCTAGTGACCAAATCCATAGAGGAGTCCGACATGCTGCAGGAG ACGATGGAGGAATACATGAGCAAACCTGCCTTCTAG